A genome region from Alicyclobacillus acidocaldarius subsp. acidocaldarius DSM 446 includes the following:
- a CDS encoding DUF1641 domain-containing protein, translating into MAQPIQQIVREPRDERREAQARVEEAVLKSADGIVDGLRLLQACEEKGLIPIVRALVEQGDDVLRVVVHAISRKGVTDGLKNLIGIVQFLSVVPPEDMERVFHAVARGLERAAEGEANARMGVYDVLRALRDPDVGRSLAMLFAFLKGMGSGLAEPGESAHKDRGPEV; encoded by the coding sequence ATGGCGCAACCGATTCAACAGATTGTGCGCGAGCCGCGGGACGAGCGGCGCGAGGCGCAGGCGCGCGTGGAAGAGGCCGTGCTGAAGAGCGCGGATGGCATCGTGGACGGGCTCAGGCTGCTCCAGGCGTGCGAGGAGAAGGGGCTCATCCCCATCGTGCGGGCTTTGGTCGAGCAGGGAGACGACGTGCTCCGCGTGGTCGTCCATGCGATTTCGCGCAAAGGGGTGACGGACGGGCTCAAGAACCTGATAGGCATCGTTCAGTTTTTGAGCGTCGTCCCGCCCGAAGACATGGAGCGCGTGTTTCACGCGGTGGCCAGGGGCCTCGAGCGCGCCGCCGAGGGCGAGGCAAACGCGCGAATGGGGGTGTATGATGTCCTTAGGGCGCTGCGCGATCCGGACGTCGGTCGCTCGCTCGCTATGCTGTTCGCCTTCCTGAAGGGCATGGGCAGCGGGCTCGCCGAGCCGGGTGAGTCGGCGCACAAGGACAGGGGGCCTGAGGTGTGA
- the fdhF gene encoding formate dehydrogenase subunit alpha — MSVDLKRTFTLDGSPLTATEGETILQAMLAAGLDFPHICYHPALGPIETCDTCMVEVNGDLVRACATPVVEGMSVRTKSVAARYARKEAMDRILKNHDLYCTVCDNNNGNCVVHNTTMAMDIDHQSYPFREKPYEVDMSHPFYRYDPSQCILCGRCVEACQNLQVSEVLSIDWDREIPRVIWDNDVPINESSCVSCGHCVTVCPCNALMEKSMLGKAGFLTGIEPEPLQRMIDVTKAVEPGYRAIFAISEIESHMRNSRIKRTKTVCTYCGVGCSFDIWTKDRDILKVEPQMEAPTNQISTCVKGKFGWDFVNSPDRLTKPLIRKGDAFHEVSWDEALDFVAKRLTEIRQQYGDDAIALISSSKCTNEENYLMQKLARAVLHTNNIDNCSRYCQSPATEGLRRTMGYGGDTGSLHDLAMADLLIIIGANPAESHPVFSTRMRRAKKKYGQKHIVIDLREHDMAHRADLFVRPNPGTDLVLISAVTRYIIDQGWHDADFVRDRVDGFEDFVRSLEPYTLEYAERVTGVPRDTVIQIATMIHEAKSTCICWAMGVTQHKGGSETSTAICNLLLVTGNVGRPGTGAYPLRGHNNVQGAGDMGCSPVYMPGYERVDDPAVRAKYETAWVVELPTSKGLDNHEMVDAIHEGKLRALIIQGEEMALVDSNSHYVREAFAKLDLLVVIDVFFSKTAEYADVVLAASPSLEKEGTFTNTERRIQRLYQVFEPLGESRPDWVILRDLANRLGANWTYAHPSEILEEMASLAALMQGVRWDRLEGYRSLQWPVHPDGTDTPLLYTNGFPFPNGKARLVPARWIEPTAFEPEYDLHLNNGRMLEHFHEGNLTYRVHGLKEKVPTTYLEVSPELAKERGIETGALVRLISPYGELKLPVVVTDRVKGKQMYLPMNTSNDEEAINILTSSESDETTHTPAYKELQVRMEVIRPRGESPMTRFNFRMHRPNPQSGVRVERKWSRRGYVPVAEAAKEKARG, encoded by the coding sequence ATGAGCGTTGATTTGAAGCGAACCTTCACGCTGGACGGATCGCCCCTGACGGCGACCGAGGGGGAGACCATCCTGCAGGCGATGTTGGCGGCTGGCCTAGACTTTCCCCACATCTGTTATCATCCTGCGCTTGGCCCCATCGAGACCTGCGACACGTGCATGGTAGAGGTGAATGGCGATCTCGTCCGGGCGTGCGCGACCCCGGTCGTCGAGGGCATGTCGGTCCGCACCAAATCCGTGGCCGCGCGGTACGCGCGCAAGGAGGCGATGGATCGCATCCTGAAAAACCACGACCTCTACTGCACGGTCTGCGACAACAACAACGGCAACTGCGTGGTGCACAACACCACGATGGCGATGGACATCGACCATCAGTCGTACCCGTTCCGCGAGAAGCCGTACGAAGTCGACATGTCGCACCCGTTCTACCGGTACGATCCGAGCCAGTGCATCCTCTGCGGGCGATGCGTCGAGGCGTGTCAGAACCTGCAGGTCAGTGAAGTGCTTTCCATCGACTGGGATCGCGAGATTCCGCGCGTCATCTGGGACAATGACGTCCCCATCAACGAGTCGTCGTGCGTCTCGTGCGGCCACTGCGTGACCGTCTGCCCCTGCAATGCGCTCATGGAGAAGTCGATGCTCGGCAAGGCTGGATTCCTCACGGGCATCGAACCGGAGCCGCTGCAGCGGATGATCGACGTGACGAAGGCGGTGGAGCCCGGCTACCGCGCCATCTTTGCCATCTCCGAGATCGAGAGCCACATGCGGAATTCCCGCATCAAGCGCACGAAGACCGTGTGCACGTACTGCGGCGTGGGCTGCTCGTTTGACATCTGGACGAAGGACCGGGACATCCTGAAGGTCGAACCGCAGATGGAGGCGCCGACCAACCAGATCTCCACCTGCGTCAAGGGAAAGTTCGGCTGGGATTTTGTGAATAGCCCGGACCGCCTCACGAAGCCCCTCATCCGCAAGGGCGACGCGTTTCATGAGGTGTCGTGGGACGAGGCCTTGGACTTCGTCGCGAAGCGCCTGACGGAAATCCGCCAGCAATACGGCGACGATGCCATCGCATTGATCTCGTCCTCGAAGTGCACCAACGAGGAAAACTACCTGATGCAAAAACTCGCCCGCGCCGTTCTCCACACGAACAACATCGACAACTGTTCACGGTACTGCCAGTCGCCCGCCACCGAGGGTCTGCGCCGGACCATGGGTTACGGCGGCGACACCGGCTCGCTCCACGATCTCGCCATGGCCGATCTGCTCATCATCATTGGCGCGAACCCGGCCGAGTCCCACCCCGTCTTCTCGACCCGCATGCGGCGGGCCAAGAAGAAGTACGGCCAGAAGCACATCGTGATCGACCTTCGCGAACACGATATGGCGCACCGCGCCGACCTGTTCGTCCGGCCGAATCCTGGAACCGATCTGGTGCTCATCTCGGCCGTGACGAGGTACATCATCGACCAGGGTTGGCACGACGCCGACTTCGTGCGCGATCGCGTCGACGGTTTTGAAGATTTCGTCCGCTCGCTCGAGCCGTATACGCTCGAGTACGCCGAGCGCGTGACGGGCGTGCCGCGCGACACCGTGATTCAGATCGCCACGATGATCCATGAGGCCAAGTCCACCTGCATCTGTTGGGCGATGGGCGTGACGCAGCACAAGGGGGGCAGCGAGACCAGCACCGCCATCTGCAACCTCCTGCTCGTCACGGGGAACGTCGGGCGCCCAGGCACCGGGGCCTATCCGCTCCGAGGCCACAACAACGTCCAAGGGGCGGGCGACATGGGCTGCAGCCCGGTGTACATGCCGGGCTACGAGCGCGTCGATGATCCGGCCGTGCGAGCCAAGTACGAGACGGCCTGGGTCGTGGAGCTGCCGACGAGCAAGGGGCTCGACAACCACGAGATGGTGGACGCGATTCACGAGGGCAAACTTCGGGCCCTTATCATTCAGGGCGAGGAGATGGCGCTCGTCGACTCGAATTCGCACTACGTCCGCGAGGCGTTTGCGAAGCTGGATCTGCTCGTCGTGATCGACGTGTTCTTCAGCAAGACTGCTGAGTACGCCGACGTGGTGCTCGCCGCGAGCCCGAGCCTGGAGAAGGAGGGCACGTTCACGAACACGGAACGGCGCATCCAGCGCCTGTACCAGGTGTTCGAACCGCTCGGCGAATCTCGCCCGGACTGGGTCATTCTGCGCGATCTCGCCAATCGCCTGGGCGCCAACTGGACGTACGCGCACCCGTCCGAAATCCTCGAGGAAATGGCGAGCTTGGCGGCGCTGATGCAGGGGGTTCGCTGGGATCGACTGGAGGGCTATCGCAGCCTGCAGTGGCCGGTTCATCCCGACGGGACCGATACGCCGCTGCTCTACACGAACGGTTTCCCGTTCCCGAATGGGAAGGCGCGGCTCGTTCCCGCCAGGTGGATCGAACCGACCGCGTTTGAACCGGAGTATGATCTCCATCTCAACAACGGCCGCATGCTCGAGCACTTCCACGAGGGGAATCTAACCTATCGCGTCCACGGCCTCAAGGAAAAGGTGCCGACGACGTACCTCGAGGTGTCGCCAGAACTCGCCAAGGAGCGGGGCATCGAGACGGGGGCGTTGGTTCGCCTCATCTCGCCGTACGGCGAGTTGAAGCTTCCCGTCGTGGTGACGGATCGAGTCAAGGGCAAGCAAATGTATTTGCCGATGAACACGTCCAACGATGAAGAGGCCATCAACATCCTCACGTCGAGCGAGTCGGACGAGACGACGCACACGCCGGCGTACAAGGAGCTGCAGGTGCGGATGGAAGTGATTCGGCCGCGTGGGGAAAGCCCGATGACACGGTTCAACTTCCGGATGCACAGGCCGAATCCGCAATCCGGCGTGCGCGTCGAACGGAAGTGGTCGCGGCGCGGTTACGTGCCGGTGGCCGAGGCGGCGAAGGAAAAGGCGAGGGGGTGA